Proteins from one Prevotella sp. E2-28 genomic window:
- a CDS encoding M15 family metallopeptidase has translation MKRLNNIILYLCVMSLSCMAQSKGFSVDTLSNEVFLQMQGKSYPEGCRVKRSELRYLQVMHYDAEGKEHKGELVCNKKIANDLLDIFQKLHEAHYPIEKMTLIDDYNADDERSMTANNTSCFCYRQIAGSKRLSKHSQGMAIDINPLQNPCIKKRKNGNLFIQPKAGRKFTNRNGMYPYKITKGDLCYRLFIEHGFSWGGNWRSSKDYQHFEK, from the coding sequence ATGAAACGACTAAATAATATCATATTATACCTGTGCGTAATGAGCCTTAGTTGTATGGCTCAGAGTAAGGGGTTTTCCGTGGATACACTGAGTAATGAAGTTTTTCTGCAGATGCAGGGAAAGTCGTACCCTGAAGGATGTCGCGTGAAGAGAAGTGAGCTGAGGTATCTACAGGTAATGCACTATGACGCTGAGGGAAAAGAACATAAGGGCGAGTTGGTATGTAACAAAAAGATTGCCAACGACTTACTGGATATTTTCCAGAAACTCCACGAGGCCCACTACCCTATCGAAAAGATGACACTGATTGATGATTATAATGCCGATGATGAGCGTTCAATGACGGCAAATAACACCTCGTGCTTCTGCTACAGACAGATAGCTGGCAGCAAACGATTATCGAAGCATTCCCAGGGAATGGCTATCGACATCAACCCGCTACAGAATCCCTGTATAAAGAAACGCAAAAATGGTAATTTGTTCATCCAGCCTAAGGCAGGACGTAAGTTTACCAATAGAAACGGGATGTACCCATATAAAATTACAAAGGGTGACCTGTGCTATAGACTATTTATAGAGCACGGTTTTTCATGGGGTGGCAATTGGCGCTCTTCGAAAGACTATCAACACTTTGAGAAGTAA
- a CDS encoding lamin tail domain-containing protein, producing MWTSILSVIVVINELMASNAGVEMSPATNFDSWIELYNPTDQSINLAGMYLSDDETNLKRWQMPSDMGTIPAKGFKVVWLGSNDIKDNQAPFKLDCDGGTIYLSDKNGQLVTSQTYPEALSRTSYARTTDGGDEWSWTSTPTPEATNATAIFANERLNAPVIDKGSTLFKNSLSVKVTIPEGTRLMYTTDGSLPSAPKGDDEEASPWTDFIVNGNCEGTDATCLVSRDADGNGDVERIVDGAGCNGSRGIKIHSTANAANDWSAQLFVYTPNHVWQSGEKYRFRMMIRADKATRITTQTHGAPHSYITNNIMDGSYNITTQWQEISYEGTITDSQTGASYDYWSGQSTAGKMQSIVFNLNVDKKDNYYYFDNVSWELFTGDEQVVEASKESKDGLFTFDNTTNLTVRLFKDGYLPSVPVTRSYIKTSSDYTLPIISIVGDKKFFTDPKIGFDCDGDGTNGKTGNGQSSPKNYNMDWDRPVNFSYIGTDGKMLFNQDVNISASGGYTRSQRYRSFKLKSNKVFDGQNQFDYPFFPQKPYIRSKVILVRNGGNDIWRHNARFLDPALETIIQRSGIDLDVQSYVPVIEYVNGELRGVLNMREPNNDNFAYANFGYDDEELDAFENLTMKNGDNEVINRIFQLGQQATDNNSYEELKTLIDIDEFTNYMAATLFLYNDDWPDNNIKAYRSRLDGRYRFISFDLDYAFKGCWDYSEDNPFTTFAKFKDDNAPRPSYNKDIVNLFLNLLKNNDYRQKFITTFCLMGGSVFEPNVASDIVDELLAKVQPMCQLMKQQQRINDGHDPDRAATTIKNSLNGRASLMADYMKQFSAFGLSSTAKRAIEVSTDTEGATLTINGLHVPYAYFNGYLFGTVNLEAKAPAGYRFQAWMKDGKQYATTAAISLTGTSAANMKACFTALTTDEKAAQDLTPVRINEVSAANGIYVNEYFKRNDWIELYNTTDEPVNVDGMYLSDNEKNPLKYQISSLYTSPVIPAHGHLIIWCDKQESLSQLHASFKLDADGGCVILTAADESWSDRLDYTAHTSDQTVGRYPDGSSDIFVMNVPTIAQANIATSYLVPVEQPDLTGIDIAQTSSAKSQTTIYNLAGQPVATPKPGVCYIARITDAQGRTKTIKFIQR from the coding sequence ATGTGGACTAGTATTTTGTCTGTAATTGTAGTCATCAATGAGCTGATGGCTTCCAACGCAGGAGTAGAGATGAGCCCTGCCACAAATTTCGACAGTTGGATAGAACTATACAATCCAACGGATCAATCCATCAATCTTGCTGGTATGTATCTCAGTGATGATGAGACGAACCTCAAACGCTGGCAGATGCCAAGTGACATGGGTACGATCCCTGCCAAAGGATTCAAGGTTGTATGGCTGGGCTCTAACGACATCAAGGATAATCAGGCACCGTTCAAGCTAGATTGCGATGGCGGTACCATATACCTCAGCGACAAAAACGGCCAACTCGTTACCAGCCAGACCTACCCCGAGGCATTAAGTCGTACGTCATACGCCCGCACCACCGATGGTGGCGACGAGTGGAGTTGGACTTCTACTCCAACACCAGAGGCCACGAACGCCACAGCCATCTTCGCCAACGAGCGACTCAATGCCCCCGTCATTGATAAAGGCAGTACCCTCTTCAAGAATTCCCTGAGCGTAAAGGTGACCATCCCTGAGGGCACCCGTCTGATGTACACCACCGACGGCAGTCTGCCCTCTGCCCCCAAAGGCGATGATGAGGAAGCGTCGCCCTGGACGGACTTTATCGTGAATGGTAACTGTGAAGGCACTGATGCCACTTGTCTTGTCAGCCGCGATGCTGATGGCAATGGTGATGTAGAACGTATTGTTGACGGTGCTGGCTGCAACGGTTCGCGAGGTATTAAGATACACAGCACTGCCAATGCTGCTAACGACTGGTCGGCACAACTCTTTGTCTATACCCCCAACCATGTATGGCAGAGCGGTGAGAAATATCGTTTCCGCATGATGATACGTGCCGACAAGGCCACCCGCATCACCACACAGACACATGGTGCGCCCCACAGTTATATCACCAACAATATCATGGACGGTAGCTACAACATCACTACCCAATGGCAGGAAATCAGCTACGAAGGCACCATCACCGACTCTCAGACGGGTGCCAGCTATGACTATTGGAGTGGCCAAAGCACAGCAGGCAAGATGCAATCCATCGTTTTCAACCTGAACGTTGACAAGAAAGATAACTACTACTATTTCGACAACGTGAGCTGGGAGCTCTTCACTGGCGACGAACAGGTAGTAGAAGCCAGCAAGGAGAGTAAGGACGGACTCTTCACCTTCGATAATACCACCAACCTCACCGTGCGCCTCTTCAAGGACGGCTACCTGCCCAGCGTTCCCGTCACCCGCTCGTATATCAAGACATCAAGCGACTATACGCTGCCCATCATCTCTATTGTAGGCGACAAGAAGTTCTTCACCGACCCGAAGATAGGCTTCGACTGCGATGGTGACGGCACCAACGGTAAGACGGGTAACGGTCAGAGCAGTCCGAAGAACTACAACATGGACTGGGATCGCCCTGTGAACTTCTCGTATATCGGCACCGATGGCAAGATGCTGTTCAACCAAGATGTGAACATCAGTGCCTCAGGCGGTTACACCCGCTCACAGCGCTACCGCTCGTTTAAGTTGAAGAGCAATAAGGTATTCGATGGTCAGAACCAGTTCGACTATCCATTCTTCCCTCAGAAGCCCTACATCCGCAGTAAGGTCATCTTGGTCCGCAATGGCGGTAATGACATCTGGCGTCACAATGCCCGCTTCCTTGACCCTGCCCTCGAGACCATCATCCAGCGCTCTGGCATCGACCTCGACGTGCAGTCATACGTGCCCGTCATAGAGTATGTGAACGGCGAACTGCGTGGTGTGTTGAATATGCGCGAGCCTAATAACGACAATTTCGCATACGCCAACTTTGGATATGACGATGAGGAACTGGATGCCTTTGAGAACCTCACCATGAAGAATGGCGACAATGAGGTGATTAACCGCATCTTCCAACTCGGTCAGCAAGCCACAGACAACAACTCCTATGAAGAGCTGAAGACGCTCATCGACATCGATGAGTTCACCAACTATATGGCAGCTACCTTGTTCCTCTATAACGATGACTGGCCCGACAATAACATCAAGGCCTATCGCAGTCGTTTGGATGGCCGTTACCGTTTCATCAGCTTCGACCTTGACTATGCCTTCAAAGGCTGTTGGGACTATAGCGAAGATAACCCATTCACCACTTTTGCCAAGTTCAAGGATGATAACGCACCACGTCCCAGCTACAACAAGGATATCGTGAACCTCTTCTTGAATCTGCTCAAGAACAACGACTATCGTCAGAAGTTCATCACCACGTTCTGTTTGATGGGCGGTAGCGTGTTCGAGCCAAATGTAGCATCAGACATCGTGGACGAGCTCCTTGCTAAGGTGCAGCCCATGTGCCAGTTGATGAAACAGCAGCAGCGCATTAACGACGGACATGATCCCGACCGTGCTGCCACCACCATCAAGAACAGCCTCAACGGACGTGCCAGTCTCATGGCCGACTACATGAAGCAGTTCAGCGCATTCGGCCTCAGCAGCACTGCCAAGCGTGCCATAGAGGTTAGCACAGATACGGAGGGAGCCACCCTTACCATCAACGGACTCCATGTGCCCTACGCCTATTTTAACGGCTACCTCTTCGGCACTGTCAATCTTGAGGCTAAAGCTCCTGCTGGCTATCGTTTCCAGGCATGGATGAAAGACGGTAAGCAGTATGCCACCACGGCAGCCATCAGCCTTACTGGCACCTCTGCCGCCAATATGAAAGCCTGCTTCACCGCCCTCACCACCGATGAGAAAGCCGCACAAGACCTTACCCCCGTACGTATCAACGAGGTTAGTGCTGCCAACGGCATCTACGTGAACGAGTACTTCAAGCGTAATGACTGGATAGAGCTCTACAACACTACTGACGAGCCCGTTAATGTGGATGGCATGTACCTCAGCGACAACGAGAAGAATCCATTGAAATACCAGATTTCATCACTTTACACAAGCCCCGTCATTCCCGCTCATGGCCATCTCATCATTTGGTGCGACAAGCAGGAGTCGCTAAGTCAGCTCCACGCCTCGTTCAAACTTGACGCCGACGGCGGATGCGTGATTCTGACTGCTGCAGATGAGTCGTGGAGCGATCGTTTGGACTATACCGCCCACACGTCTGACCAGACCGTAGGCCGCTATCCTGACGGAAGCAGTGATATCTTCGTGATGAACGTGCCCACCATTGCTCAGGCCAACATCGCAACCAGCTACCTCGTACCTGTTGAGCAGCCCGACCTCACTGGCATCGACATAGCACAGACCTCAAGCGCAAAATCTCAAACAACAATTTATAATCTTGCCGGCCAGCCCGTCGCTACGCCAAAGCCCGGTGTCTGCTACATTGCACGCATCACGGATGCTCAGGGACGTACGAAGACCATCAAGTTCATACAGAGATAA
- a CDS encoding FAD:protein FMN transferase gives MRGILFAVYGLLFTVGLVSCAQKEYRKNTNFVFGTIYNITYQNDKDLQQEIEAELMKVDGEFSMFNPQSTVARLNRGDSSVERSAMFQEICQLAQTVNRETNGAFDVTVAPLVNAWGFGFKHEQLPTPTQVDSLLQIRNQMDFSAIAKGYGCDVVARLLESHDIHNYMVEIGGEVVVSGLNAKGDNWHIGITKPTDDSVSVDGEMQAVLSITDKAMATSGNYRNFYYQGGRKYAHTIDPRTGYPVQHSLLSATVFAADCATADAYATSFMVLGVDGAKEVLQRHPELMAYLIYTDEQGQLAVWSSPALSDYQ, from the coding sequence ATGAGGGGTATTTTGTTTGCGGTTTACGGTTTACTGTTTACTGTTGGTTTGGTGTCCTGTGCTCAGAAGGAGTATAGGAAGAACACGAACTTCGTGTTTGGCACCATTTATAACATCACCTATCAGAACGACAAGGACCTACAACAAGAGATTGAGGCCGAACTGATGAAGGTGGACGGCGAGTTCTCTATGTTCAATCCTCAGAGTACTGTGGCACGTCTCAATCGTGGTGACTCTTCTGTAGAGCGTAGCGCAATGTTTCAGGAGATTTGCCAGTTAGCGCAGACCGTAAATCGTGAGACTAATGGTGCCTTCGATGTCACTGTGGCTCCACTAGTGAATGCATGGGGATTTGGCTTCAAGCATGAGCAATTGCCCACACCTACTCAAGTAGATAGTCTGTTGCAGATTCGCAACCAGATGGACTTCAGCGCAATTGCAAAAGGATATGGTTGTGATGTGGTGGCTCGCTTGCTAGAGTCTCATGACATCCATAATTATATGGTAGAAATTGGAGGCGAGGTGGTCGTGAGTGGCCTGAATGCAAAGGGTGACAACTGGCATATAGGTATCACTAAGCCTACAGATGATTCTGTGAGTGTAGATGGCGAGATGCAGGCGGTGCTCAGCATTACTGATAAGGCAATGGCTACTAGTGGAAACTATCGTAATTTCTATTATCAGGGCGGACGAAAATACGCTCATACTATCGACCCTCGTACGGGTTATCCTGTACAGCATAGTCTGTTGTCGGCTACCGTTTTCGCTGCCGATTGTGCTACAGCCGATGCTTATGCCACCTCTTTCATGGTTTTGGGAGTGGATGGCGCGAAGGAGGTACTCCAGCGTCATCCAGAGTTGATGGCTTATCTCATCTATACCGATGAACAGGGACAGTTGGCAGTCTGGTCATCACCAGCCCTCTCTGACTATCAGTAG
- a CDS encoding DUF6452 family protein — protein sequence MRRLLLFAFVAVIAACSTIDCPVQNKVAVNYAVKTIVDGVEVKDTLTDTLYVWSTRSDNKDTLILNRGIGISSFSLPVSYTHPEDKLVFCLVDTNDVSTVDTVWLKKEDIPHFESVDCSAHFFHTLTAIRSTHKAIDTIFINNPKVNYDSSLDHIHVHFKK from the coding sequence ATGAGGCGACTACTCCTCTTTGCCTTCGTGGCGGTTATAGCTGCCTGCTCCACCATTGACTGTCCTGTGCAGAATAAGGTGGCGGTAAACTATGCCGTCAAGACAATCGTTGATGGGGTAGAGGTAAAAGATACATTGACGGATACCCTGTATGTATGGTCAACGCGTAGCGACAATAAGGATACGCTGATTCTTAATCGTGGCATTGGTATCAGCTCATTCTCTCTGCCAGTTAGCTATACCCATCCTGAGGATAAGCTCGTGTTCTGTCTCGTAGATACTAATGACGTGTCAACAGTAGATACAGTGTGGCTCAAGAAAGAGGATATCCCACATTTTGAATCAGTTGACTGTAGCGCTCATTTCTTTCACACGCTGACTGCTATCCGTAGCACCCATAAGGCGATTGATACGATTTTTATCAATAATCCGAAAGTAAACTATGACTCGTCTCTTGACCATATTCACGTCCATTTCAAGAAGTAA
- a CDS encoding DUF3836 domain-containing protein, producing the protein MKKLVFATMMCVAAMSANAQVLTSETVNNSYENAVAQADGDYAFNAEMTGKDITTMYVYKKNNRKGMTLLKPYMKYDYTYAADGTLASRVTYRWEEGSWKCAARYDYNIDGGKYTAEYSLFNPVANRFDEPQEKMVYTMMPDDSVNYVSSYQRNKFSSRYKLVSTAEVAGMPLLFAKK; encoded by the coding sequence ATGAAAAAGCTAGTATTTGCAACCATGATGTGTGTAGCAGCTATGAGCGCTAATGCACAAGTCCTGACCTCTGAGACTGTTAATAACAGCTATGAGAATGCAGTAGCCCAGGCTGATGGCGATTATGCCTTCAATGCTGAAATGACAGGAAAAGATATCACTACGATGTATGTCTATAAAAAGAATAACCGTAAAGGGATGACACTCCTGAAGCCGTATATGAAGTATGATTACACTTATGCTGCTGACGGCACTTTGGCAAGTCGTGTGACCTATCGTTGGGAAGAAGGTAGTTGGAAATGTGCTGCCCGTTACGATTACAATATTGATGGTGGGAAATATACTGCAGAGTATAGTCTTTTCAACCCAGTTGCCAATCGCTTTGACGAGCCTCAGGAAAAGATGGTTTATACGATGATGCCTGATGATAGTGTGAACTATGTGAGCAGCTACCAGCGCAATAAGTTTTCTTCTCGCTACAAGCTGGTTAGCACAGCAGAAGTAGCAGGAATGCCTTTGCTGTTTGCAAAGAAATAA
- a CDS encoding DUF6048 family protein, producing MTRLLTIFTSISRSKRWLVILITFQLSLLTSSAQGFLKFERDSVPFFRGFAVSADLVGLAQMQLSDYGQYEGALRINLHDQYFPILEVGVGRANHQNDEVTGITYKTSAPYFRLGVDVNIMKNKHAPNRIYAGLRYGYTSYKVNINRQPFPDPVWQWDTSYGVVDEPCSQHWAEIVFGIDAKIAGPLHLGWSARYRNRLSHNDGQMEKTWYVPGYGIQDTSNLGVTFNVIIDI from the coding sequence ATGACTCGTCTCTTGACCATATTCACGTCCATTTCAAGAAGTAAGCGGTGGCTTGTGATTCTTATCACTTTCCAATTGTCACTTCTTACCTCGTCGGCTCAGGGCTTTCTGAAGTTCGAGCGTGACTCGGTGCCGTTCTTTCGTGGTTTTGCCGTCTCGGCCGACCTCGTTGGATTGGCGCAGATGCAGTTGAGTGACTATGGACAGTACGAGGGTGCCCTGCGTATAAACCTGCATGATCAGTATTTCCCTATCTTAGAGGTGGGTGTTGGTAGGGCTAACCATCAGAACGATGAGGTGACGGGTATCACGTATAAGACCAGTGCGCCTTATTTCCGTTTAGGTGTTGATGTGAATATCATGAAGAATAAGCACGCGCCTAACCGTATCTATGCTGGTTTGCGTTATGGCTATACCAGTTATAAGGTTAATATAAACCGACAGCCATTTCCTGACCCTGTGTGGCAATGGGATACATCGTATGGCGTGGTTGATGAACCCTGTTCGCAGCATTGGGCTGAAATAGTCTTCGGTATTGATGCGAAGATTGCGGGGCCGCTGCATCTGGGATGGAGTGCCCGTTATCGTAATCGCCTGAGTCATAACGACGGACAGATGGAGAAAACGTGGTATGTGCCTGGTTATGGTATTCAGGATACGTCCAATCTTGGGGTCACGTTTAACGTAATCATAGATATTTGA
- a CDS encoding Crp/Fnr family transcriptional regulator codes for MSDLRLYDSLLRFPLFQGLSRTELLQLAGQTKFGFQKLSAGKPVVHEGDTCNQFLFLVSGSLSVSTISDDRRYTVVEQLSAPWLLQPESLFGAHPHYSSSVVTLAESHFITLTKDEVMRVFDDFLIIRLNLLNMLATQAQRRGRWPWRKAPANLRQRIVRFFLDHSLYPAGAKEFRILMNQLAQEVGDSRLDVSHVLNAMQTEGLLHLRRGIIEIPSLERLLM; via the coding sequence ATGTCTGACCTCCGCCTTTACGACAGCCTGTTGCGATTCCCTTTGTTTCAGGGGCTTAGTCGCACAGAACTGCTTCAGTTGGCAGGACAGACCAAGTTCGGTTTCCAAAAACTATCTGCGGGGAAGCCTGTAGTCCATGAAGGTGATACCTGTAATCAGTTCTTGTTTCTTGTGAGTGGAAGTCTGTCTGTGTCAACTATTAGTGATGACCGCCGTTATACCGTCGTAGAACAGCTTTCTGCCCCTTGGCTTCTTCAGCCGGAAAGCCTCTTTGGCGCTCATCCTCATTACTCTAGTAGTGTGGTTACTTTGGCTGAGAGTCATTTCATCACCCTGACTAAGGATGAAGTAATGCGTGTGTTTGATGATTTCTTGATAATACGCCTTAATCTGCTGAATATGCTTGCTACGCAGGCACAACGCCGTGGGCGCTGGCCTTGGCGAAAGGCACCAGCTAATCTGCGTCAACGTATCGTACGTTTCTTCTTAGATCACAGTCTTTATCCTGCTGGTGCTAAGGAGTTTAGAATCCTTATGAACCAATTGGCTCAGGAGGTGGGTGATAGTCGTCTGGATGTTTCTCATGTACTGAATGCTATGCAGACAGAAGGTCTTCTGCATCTTCGTCGTGGAATCATTGAGATACCATCCCTCGAACGCCTACTTATGTAA